The following proteins come from a genomic window of Methanocella conradii HZ254:
- a CDS encoding ACT domain-containing protein, whose amino-acid sequence MKLSLLKGKFAVCRLEKSAPIPEWLKESTFFTVSRTYDELSFVCSQESIPEYIECDKDWRCLQVEGPLPFNETGILASLTAPLANAKIPIFVFSTYDTDYVMVKDGDLDKAVRTLSAERHSVRR is encoded by the coding sequence ATGAAACTATCGCTGTTAAAGGGTAAGTTCGCCGTCTGCAGGCTTGAAAAGAGCGCCCCGATACCCGAATGGCTAAAAGAGAGCACGTTCTTCACAGTATCCCGCACCTATGACGAGCTCTCCTTCGTATGCTCACAGGAGTCGATCCCGGAATACATTGAATGCGATAAGGACTGGAGGTGTCTCCAGGTGGAAGGCCCGCTTCCCTTTAACGAGACTGGCATACTCGCCTCGCTGACCGCCCCGCTTGCCAATGCAAAGATCCCGATATTCGTCTTTTCCACTTATGATACCGACTATGTTATGGTAAAGGACGGCGACCTGGATAAAGCCGTGAGGACGCTATCGGCCGAACGCCACAGCGTTAGGCGATAA
- the tuf gene encoding translation elongation factor EF-1 subunit alpha, whose amino-acid sequence MAGTKPHLNLAVIGHIDHGKSTLVGRLMFETGAVPAHIIEQYRKEAEAKGKATFEFAWVMDSLKEERERGITIDIAHRRFDTDKYYFTIVDCPGHRDFVKNMITGASQADAAILVVAAPDGIMQQTKEHVFLARTLGIGQLIVAINKMDAVNYDQKRFEQVKADVTNLLKTVGFKPDTIPFIPLSAFKGDNIAKHSENTKWYTGYNLLEALNNLKEPEKPINLPMRTPVQDVYTISGIGVVPVGRVETGIMKKGDKVIFRPSIDGVGATGEVKSIEMHHEEIPQALPGDNIGFNVRGVDKNAIRRGDVCGPVDKQPTVAQEFKAQIVVLQHPSAISAGYTPVFHCHTAQVACTITQILAKLDAKTGSVKEQNPAFIKAGDAAIVMVRPTRPMAIEKVKEIPQLGRFAIRDMGQTIAAGVVMDITPR is encoded by the coding sequence ATGGCAGGAACTAAGCCGCACTTAAATCTAGCTGTCATCGGACATATCGACCACGGCAAGAGCACCCTTGTCGGAAGGCTGATGTTCGAGACCGGCGCCGTACCGGCGCACATCATTGAGCAGTACAGGAAAGAGGCCGAGGCCAAGGGCAAGGCGACCTTCGAGTTCGCCTGGGTCATGGACTCTCTCAAGGAAGAGCGCGAGAGAGGCATTACCATCGACATCGCCCACAGAAGGTTTGATACTGATAAGTATTACTTTACCATAGTAGACTGCCCGGGCCACAGGGACTTCGTCAAGAACATGATCACGGGCGCATCGCAGGCCGATGCGGCCATACTGGTCGTAGCCGCCCCAGATGGCATCATGCAGCAGACCAAGGAGCACGTCTTCCTGGCCAGGACGCTGGGCATAGGCCAGCTCATCGTCGCCATCAACAAGATGGACGCCGTCAACTACGACCAGAAGAGGTTCGAGCAGGTAAAGGCCGACGTTACCAACCTTCTGAAGACGGTCGGCTTCAAGCCGGATACGATACCCTTCATACCCCTGTCCGCCTTCAAGGGCGATAATATAGCAAAGCACTCCGAGAACACCAAGTGGTACACCGGCTACAACCTCCTTGAGGCCCTGAATAACCTCAAGGAGCCTGAGAAGCCCATCAACCTGCCGATGAGGACGCCGGTCCAGGACGTGTACACGATATCGGGCATCGGCGTAGTCCCTGTAGGCCGTGTCGAGACCGGCATCATGAAAAAGGGCGACAAGGTCATCTTCAGGCCCTCCATCGATGGCGTTGGCGCGACGGGCGAAGTGAAATCCATCGAGATGCACCACGAGGAGATCCCCCAGGCGCTGCCCGGCGATAACATCGGCTTCAACGTGAGGGGCGTAGACAAGAACGCCATCCGTCGCGGCGACGTTTGTGGCCCTGTGGACAAGCAGCCCACTGTTGCCCAGGAGTTTAAGGCCCAGATTGTCGTGCTGCAGCACCCATCCGCCATCAGCGCAGGGTACACCCCCGTGTTCCACTGCCACACCGCGCAGGTAGCCTGCACGATTACCCAGATACTGGCCAAGCTCGACGCTAAGACCGGCAGCGTAAAGGAGCAGAACCCGGCCTTCATCAAGGCTGGCGACGCTGCCATAGTCATGGTCAGGCCGACCAGGCCGATGGCCATCGAGAAGGTCAAGGAGATCCCCCAGCTCGGCAGGTTTGCCATCCGTGATATGGGCCAGACCATCGCCGCGGGCGTCGTAATGGACATCACCCCGAGATAA
- a CDS encoding LeuD/DmdB family oxidoreductase small subunit, producing MALKNIRSKVLRVYPPDTNTDEVISGKYKYDELDLKKLAVHAFESIDPTFYADSQKVKDPILVASTNFGCGSSREQAPQVILACGVSCIIAESYARIFYRNGFNIGLPLIECKGISKEARQGDELEVDFSKNEVRNLTTGKVLPMKPIPEFMQQLLEAGGLMPYLKKQHK from the coding sequence ATGGCACTCAAAAATATAAGGTCAAAGGTGCTCAGGGTCTATCCCCCTGATACCAACACTGATGAGGTCATCTCTGGCAAATATAAGTACGACGAGCTAGATCTAAAAAAGCTTGCTGTGCACGCCTTTGAGTCTATCGACCCGACGTTCTATGCGGACTCTCAAAAGGTCAAGGACCCTATCCTGGTGGCCTCGACTAACTTCGGCTGCGGCTCATCGAGGGAGCAGGCGCCCCAGGTCATCCTGGCCTGTGGCGTCTCGTGCATCATCGCGGAATCCTATGCTCGCATCTTTTACAGGAATGGCTTCAATATTGGCTTGCCTCTTATAGAGTGTAAGGGCATCTCTAAGGAGGCCAGGCAGGGCGATGAGCTTGAGGTGGACTTCAGTAAAAATGAGGTCAGGAATCTTACCACTGGCAAGGTTTTGCCCATGAAGCCCATCCCCGAGTTTATGCAGCAGCTTCTAGAGGCCGGCGGCCTTATGCCTTACCTCAAGAAACAACACAAATAA
- a CDS encoding bifunctional N(6)-L-threonylcarbamoyladenine synthase/serine/threonine protein kinase: protein MRCERVLGIEGTAWSLSAAIVGWDRVYAEASIPYIPETGGIHPMAAAQHHSNHIGEVIRKVLDSGVEFDGVAFSQGPGLGPCLRTVATAARALALAYDVPLMGVNHCIAHIEVGRWQTGCRDPVTLYVSGANSQVLAFRAGRYRIFGETLDIGIGNALDKFGRFLGLQHPGGPKIEALAREGRHYIHLPYVVKGMDLSFSGLMSAAKEATASHPREDVCYSLQENAFAMLVEVTERAMAHTGKDECLIAGGVGANMRLQQMLDEMCKARGARFYAPPKKYFGDNGSMIAYTGLLQLKHGMVLKVEDSAVNPCFRPDEVDIPWL from the coding sequence ATGCGCTGTGAGAGAGTCCTTGGCATCGAGGGCACTGCCTGGAGCCTGTCGGCAGCAATCGTAGGGTGGGACAGGGTGTATGCGGAGGCAAGCATCCCCTACATTCCTGAGACGGGCGGCATTCACCCCATGGCGGCTGCCCAGCATCATTCTAATCATATTGGAGAGGTCATACGCAAGGTCTTAGATTCTGGCGTAGAGTTTGACGGCGTGGCTTTCTCGCAGGGACCCGGCCTGGGGCCGTGCCTGAGGACGGTCGCCACGGCGGCCAGGGCGCTGGCTCTGGCCTATGACGTGCCTTTGATGGGCGTGAACCATTGCATTGCGCACATCGAGGTGGGCAGGTGGCAGACGGGCTGCAGGGACCCTGTGACGCTGTATGTGAGCGGAGCAAACTCGCAGGTGCTCGCTTTCAGGGCGGGCAGGTACCGTATTTTTGGGGAGACCCTGGATATAGGAATTGGAAATGCCCTGGACAAGTTCGGAAGGTTTTTAGGGCTACAACACCCTGGCGGCCCGAAGATAGAGGCGCTGGCCAGGGAAGGAAGGCACTACATACACCTGCCTTATGTCGTCAAGGGCATGGACCTCTCCTTTTCGGGCTTGATGTCCGCGGCCAAAGAGGCGACTGCTTCGCACCCCAGGGAGGACGTGTGCTACTCTTTGCAGGAGAACGCCTTCGCCATGCTCGTAGAGGTCACCGAGCGCGCCATGGCCCATACGGGGAAGGACGAGTGTCTTATCGCGGGGGGCGTCGGGGCGAACATGCGTCTACAGCAAATGCTTGACGAGATGTGTAAGGCGAGAGGGGCCAGGTTCTATGCCCCGCCTAAAAAGTATTTTGGCGATAACGGCTCGATGATAGCCTACACAGGCCTGCTTCAGCTGAAGCATGGCATGGTGCTTAAAGTAGAGGATAGCGCCGTGAACCCGTGTTTCAGGCCGGACGAGGTGGACATACCATGGCTTTAG
- a CDS encoding amidohydrolase, with translation MIIKNAIYYDGQRVVRGDFKNGRSDEEFDASGKLAFPAFNNGHTHLAMTLMRGAGDGEKLQEWLDNTIFPMEQRLTPELVYKASMFGLLEMIKTGTSRFMDMYYFVEETAKAVEKAGLRATLGTPITSFGTPYYRDAEEALRMAEERLHKGPEGLVDFCVAPHSIYLCDEEALIKAKELADKYGVPLTMHVSETRKECVDCHRKTGMWPVEYLDRIGLLDQNTVLFHATWLTKMEVRILADRKVTVIHCPASNMKLASGGVMPLPELLEAGVKVGLGTDGASSNNSLDMREEMKIGSLLQKSHRWDATVAGPRTMMAMATLDSKDLAFVSLDDVRMLPRHDLISNLVYSGGTVTDLIVEDRVIMKDGEVLTIDEERVKKDFLDAAAELLR, from the coding sequence ATGATAATCAAGAATGCAATCTATTATGATGGCCAGAGGGTTGTCAGGGGGGACTTTAAGAATGGCAGGTCAGACGAGGAGTTCGACGCCTCCGGCAAGCTAGCCTTCCCGGCCTTTAACAATGGCCATACCCACCTTGCGATGACGCTCATGCGCGGGGCCGGGGACGGAGAAAAGCTCCAGGAATGGCTGGATAATACCATTTTCCCCATGGAACAAAGGCTGACACCGGAACTGGTGTATAAAGCCTCCATGTTTGGCCTCCTCGAGATGATAAAGACAGGCACGTCCCGCTTTATGGATATGTACTACTTCGTGGAGGAGACCGCTAAGGCCGTGGAGAAGGCGGGCCTGAGAGCCACGCTTGGCACGCCCATAACTAGTTTTGGCACGCCTTACTATAGAGACGCAGAGGAGGCGCTGCGCATGGCAGAAGAGCGGCTTCATAAAGGGCCTGAGGGGCTGGTCGATTTTTGCGTGGCCCCGCACTCCATATACCTTTGCGATGAGGAGGCATTAATCAAGGCGAAGGAGCTCGCCGATAAGTATGGCGTGCCGCTCACGATGCACGTGTCTGAGACGAGGAAGGAGTGCGTAGATTGCCACAGGAAGACTGGCATGTGGCCCGTCGAATACCTGGATAGAATCGGCTTGCTGGACCAAAATACCGTTTTATTCCACGCCACTTGGCTCACGAAAATGGAAGTCAGGATATTGGCTGACCGAAAGGTGACCGTCATTCACTGCCCCGCCTCTAACATGAAGCTGGCATCTGGAGGCGTCATGCCATTGCCTGAGCTGCTGGAGGCGGGCGTGAAAGTAGGGCTGGGCACCGACGGCGCGTCGAGCAACAACTCGCTGGACATGAGGGAGGAGATGAAGATCGGCTCCCTGCTCCAGAAGTCTCACCGATGGGACGCCACGGTGGCCGGCCCCCGCACCATGATGGCGATGGCGACCTTAGACAGTAAAGACCTGGCATTCGTCAGCCTGGACGACGTGCGGATGCTGCCTCGCCATGACCTCATATCTAACCTCGTATACAGTGGGGGCACGGTGACCGACCTCATCGTGGAAGACCGGGTCATAATGAAAGACGGGGAGGTTTTGACAATTGATGAGGAGCGGGTTAAGAAAGATTTCCTGGATGCCGCTGCGGAGCTGCTGAGATGA
- a CDS encoding DUF4870 domain-containing protein codes for MADQAPTASAGIPDVGATDDERLKGAIAYVLTWLTGILILVMAGESRFLKFHAWQSIVYGVILTIVCVLLSFRCIGTIIGLLGWLYVLYGAYLIYTGKPFYIPVVADFVKNNLTK; via the coding sequence ATGGCAGACCAAGCACCAACTGCATCGGCAGGCATACCTGACGTCGGCGCAACCGATGATGAAAGATTGAAGGGAGCTATAGCCTACGTATTAACTTGGCTTACCGGCATCTTAATACTGGTCATGGCAGGAGAGAGCAGATTCTTAAAGTTCCATGCATGGCAATCCATCGTGTATGGGGTTATATTAACCATAGTATGCGTATTGTTATCGTTCCGATGCATTGGCACCATCATCGGGCTATTAGGATGGCTTTATGTGCTGTATGGCGCATACCTCATATACACGGGTAAGCCTTTCTACATACCAGTGGTAGCCGATTTCGTTAAGAATAACCTGACGAAGTAA
- a CDS encoding diphthine--ammonia ligase — MRVAALFSGGKDSSYALFCAQHYGWDVTCLVSVFSASQASYMYHVPAIELTRLAAESIGIPLVEASAPPEPEAELIPLKEALSRLEIDGIVSGALASEYQRKRLDQICQDIGIKSFAPLWHKNQRDYVRELVAEGFEVIVTGCYAEGLGEEWLGKILDDKALEELERLHKKFGISVAGEGGEYESFVAYGPHMSRRVCIEYEKQWRRDSGKIIVKKAWLG, encoded by the coding sequence ATGAGGGTGGCAGCGCTTTTTTCAGGCGGCAAGGACTCCAGCTATGCGCTGTTTTGTGCCCAGCACTATGGCTGGGACGTGACGTGCCTGGTGTCCGTGTTTTCCGCCTCGCAGGCCTCATATATGTATCATGTGCCCGCCATCGAGCTGACTCGACTCGCCGCCGAGTCCATCGGCATACCTCTGGTGGAGGCGTCAGCGCCGCCCGAGCCGGAGGCCGAGCTGATACCCCTTAAAGAAGCGTTGAGTCGTCTCGAAATCGATGGGATAGTGTCGGGCGCCCTCGCCTCGGAGTACCAGCGCAAGCGGCTGGACCAGATATGCCAGGATATAGGCATCAAGTCCTTTGCCCCTCTGTGGCATAAAAACCAGCGCGACTATGTCCGCGAGCTTGTCGCCGAGGGCTTCGAGGTTATCGTTACGGGATGCTATGCCGAAGGCCTGGGCGAGGAGTGGCTGGGGAAGATACTGGATGATAAGGCCCTTGAAGAGCTAGAAAGGCTGCATAAAAAATTCGGCATCAGCGTCGCTGGCGAGGGCGGCGAGTACGAGTCCTTTGTAGCCTATGGGCCTCACATGAGCCGCCGGGTGTGCATCGAATACGAAAAGCAATGGAGGCGGGACTCAGGCAAAATAATAGTAAAAAAAGCGTGGCTGGGATGA
- a CDS encoding ATP-binding protein — MSRLQGSCDKGSLIEQTDMDACIDCGVCAEVCHFGARMVDEALKVDRDKCYGCGLCADACAMKAITMVPR, encoded by the coding sequence ATGTCACGGCTACAGGGCTCATGCGATAAAGGTAGCCTCATCGAGCAAACCGATATGGATGCCTGCATAGATTGCGGCGTCTGCGCCGAAGTTTGCCATTTCGGCGCCCGTATGGTGGACGAGGCGCTCAAGGTAGATAGGGATAAGTGCTACGGGTGCGGCCTCTGCGCTGACGCGTGCGCCATGAAAGCCATCACAATGGTGCCCCGATAA
- a CDS encoding aminotransferase-like domain-containing protein codes for MRRHFKGDAGVAIQFADRMYSVKKSFIREILKVTEDSSTISFAGGLPNPKSFPVEEVAAAAAKVLKEDGESALQYSTTEGYPPLREYIAKRYARYGIKADAGEILITTGSQQGLDLIGKVFLNKGDTVAVERPTYLAALQSFGMYEPGFIGISLMDDGIDVEAMKKALADDAVKLLYMVPSFQNPTGITYSHEKRKQVAEALRETKTVLVEDNPYGDIRFMGEDLPPMKRYVGGDAIIMGTFSKTVSPGMRLGWLYAPGDIMEKLITAKQAADLHTSYFVQRVVYQYLLDNDVEKHIKRIRRMYKAQRDAMVSALERYFPDGVYYTRPEGGMFLWVTLPEGISSIKLFEIAIKNKVVFVPGHAFFVDGSGQNTLRLSYSNSNEEQIEEGIKRLAKAFYTLKEAKHETIAVKG; via the coding sequence ATGCGCAGGCACTTTAAAGGAGATGCGGGCGTGGCAATACAGTTCGCAGACAGGATGTATTCCGTAAAGAAGTCATTCATACGCGAGATACTCAAAGTAACGGAAGACTCATCCACCATTTCCTTCGCCGGCGGCCTGCCTAATCCTAAGTCGTTCCCGGTGGAAGAGGTGGCGGCGGCGGCCGCAAAGGTGCTGAAGGAAGATGGGGAGAGCGCCCTGCAGTACAGCACGACCGAGGGCTACCCGCCCCTAAGGGAGTATATAGCCAAACGGTATGCACGCTATGGCATAAAGGCCGATGCCGGCGAAATACTTATCACGACAGGCTCCCAGCAAGGGCTGGACCTGATAGGCAAGGTTTTCCTTAATAAAGGAGATACCGTCGCCGTCGAGCGCCCAACCTACCTTGCTGCCCTGCAGTCCTTTGGCATGTATGAGCCCGGGTTCATAGGCATATCGCTCATGGACGATGGCATCGATGTGGAAGCGATGAAAAAGGCATTAGCCGACGATGCGGTAAAGCTTCTCTATATGGTGCCGAGCTTTCAGAACCCCACAGGAATCACGTACTCACATGAAAAGAGAAAACAGGTGGCCGAGGCGCTAAGGGAAACGAAGACGGTGCTCGTGGAGGACAACCCGTATGGCGATATACGGTTCATGGGAGAAGACCTGCCGCCAATGAAGCGCTATGTGGGCGGAGACGCCATCATCATGGGAACGTTCTCAAAGACAGTATCGCCGGGCATGCGGCTAGGATGGCTATACGCGCCAGGAGACATCATGGAAAAGCTTATCACGGCAAAGCAGGCGGCAGACCTGCACACCAGCTACTTCGTACAGCGGGTCGTCTATCAATACCTGCTGGATAACGACGTGGAAAAGCACATCAAAAGGATCCGGCGCATGTATAAAGCACAAAGGGACGCCATGGTATCGGCGCTCGAAAGGTATTTCCCCGATGGCGTATATTATACAAGGCCCGAGGGCGGCATGTTCCTGTGGGTAACCCTGCCGGAAGGCATATCGTCCATAAAGCTATTTGAGATTGCGATAAAGAATAAGGTCGTCTTCGTGCCAGGCCATGCGTTCTTCGTGGACGGAAGCGGCCAGAACACGCTGAGGCTCAGCTACTCAAACTCCAATGAAGAGCAGATCGAGGAGGGCATAAAGCGGCTCGCTAAAGCGTTTTACACTCTAAAAGAGGCAAAACATGAAACTATCGCTGTTAAAGGGTAA
- a CDS encoding PhzF family phenazine biosynthesis protein: MRVFTKFASVPEDPATGSGNGCLAAYPVKYRYFGEPKIKRLKSGWAARSYL, from the coding sequence GTGCGCGTCTTCACGAAGTTCGCCAGCGTTCCGGAAGACCCTGCTACGGGGAGCGGCAACGGGTGTCTGGCCGCCTACCCTGTCAAGTACCGCTACTTTGGGGAGCCGAAAATTAAACGGCTCAAGTCAGGGTGGGCGGCAAGGTCATACCTGTAG
- a CDS encoding transposase has translation MLVRKTVRIPVHYETTKSKVDRLGRLTARLTYCISLINGLVSPETSLDRKTLRRLVKDSDIVQKCGLSAGYVDQCIDKVLWAWRSYEDRHGEWQYMYDRAVEDHANCGDDERGELEKKVKRLEKNEPSPPVFDHKVSCRLDFRTGGIERGENSFLLWMHVSTLVKGETMDVPLNPSYYHLKQLEGAMISDFEIIRKNGRYYAHVSTTRFVVDVETSSYGGIDQGLNRTLAIVLLPPTGAGVPREELLYDEKRNMLDKYDAIIASLQSAMASARHDRARWLVEYHKMSRKLKQLRGKRNNVSVYHDWLLANKAAEYTDGYTIAIGNTRFRQAQYRGNGMPALRKRIGKWSYARQRMFIAHKRAERGLSTMLVDERNTSNTCRCGSRLVTRKYLNGASWLLCHSCGSKLDADLNAAYNIAARGMTG, from the coding sequence ATGCTTGTGAGGAAGACGGTCAGGATACCCGTCCACTATGAGACTACGAAGAGCAAGGTGGACCGGCTGGGCAGGCTGACCGCCAGGCTGACCTATTGCATATCATTAATCAACGGTCTCGTCTCCCCTGAGACGAGTCTAGACCGGAAGACGTTGCGGAGGCTGGTCAAGGATAGCGACATCGTGCAGAAGTGTGGATTATCCGCTGGGTACGTGGACCAGTGTATCGACAAGGTTTTGTGGGCGTGGCGGAGCTACGAGGACAGGCACGGCGAGTGGCAGTACATGTACGACAGAGCCGTCGAAGACCATGCCAACTGTGGAGACGATGAGCGGGGGGAACTGGAAAAGAAAGTCAAGCGGCTCGAAAAGAATGAGCCGTCCCCGCCCGTATTCGACCATAAGGTGTCCTGTCGATTGGATTTTCGCACGGGCGGGATAGAGCGGGGCGAGAACTCTTTTTTGTTGTGGATGCACGTCTCCACGCTCGTGAAGGGGGAGACGATGGACGTTCCCCTGAACCCTTCTTATTATCATCTCAAGCAACTCGAAGGAGCCATGATAAGCGACTTCGAGATAATACGGAAAAACGGCAGATACTACGCTCATGTATCCACGACGAGGTTCGTGGTTGATGTTGAGACAAGTTCCTATGGGGGCATCGACCAGGGTTTGAACAGGACGCTGGCAATCGTATTGCTACCTCCAACTGGGGCTGGCGTGCCCCGTGAAGAGCTATTGTACGATGAGAAGCGAAACATGCTGGACAAGTACGACGCTATCATAGCATCGTTACAATCGGCTATGGCGTCGGCGAGACACGACCGGGCGAGGTGGCTCGTCGAATACCATAAGATGTCGAGGAAGCTCAAGCAGCTACGAGGCAAGAGGAACAACGTGTCCGTGTACCATGATTGGCTCTTGGCTAACAAGGCTGCCGAGTACACCGACGGCTACACAATAGCCATCGGGAACACGAGGTTCAGGCAGGCGCAGTATCGTGGGAATGGTATGCCAGCGCTCCGAAAGAGAATAGGAAAATGGAGCTACGCTAGACAGCGCATGTTTATAGCCCATAAGCGGGCCGAACGCGGACTATCCACGATGCTCGTCGACGAGAGGAACACGTCGAACACGTGCCGTTGTGGGAGCAGGCTGGTCACGAGGAAGTACCTTAATGGTGCCTCGTGGCTCCTGTGCCACTCCTGTGGCTCGAAGCTCGACGCTGACCTCAACGCGGCGTACAACATAGCGGCAAGAGGGATGACAGGCTGA
- the rpsJ gene encoding 30S ribosomal protein S10: MAAQKARIRLSGTSPTKLDDVCSQVKKIAEKTGVSISGPVPLPTKRLVVPCRKSPSGEGTATWEHWEMRVHKRLIDIDADERALRQLMRIQVPKDINIEIVLKG, encoded by the coding sequence ATGGCAGCACAAAAAGCAAGGATAAGGCTTTCCGGGACTTCTCCGACCAAGCTGGATGACGTATGCAGCCAGGTTAAGAAGATCGCCGAGAAGACTGGCGTGAGCATTTCCGGCCCCGTACCGTTGCCGACCAAGCGTCTCGTGGTCCCGTGTAGGAAGAGCCCGAGCGGCGAGGGCACGGCAACCTGGGAGCACTGGGAGATGCGCGTCCATAAGAGGCTTATCGACATAGACGCCGACGAGCGTGCTTTGAGGCAGCTCATGCGCATCCAGGTGCCCAAGGACATCAACATTGAGATAGTCCTTAAGGGCTAA
- a CDS encoding Kae1-associated kinase Bud32, with product MALEKRGAEAVVLIEDDKVVKTRVKKSYRIDELDERLRRERTRAEAKIMSEARKLGIPTPIIYDVGRFDLIMETITGVPLKDVIDEDSARKAGVLVGKLHGGGIIHGDLTTSNMLVKGDMIYLIDFGLSFWDEMLESRGVDVHVFYQTLISSHKDHEKLMAAFAEGYRSSFKGADEVLERVKEIEYRGRYKTEAS from the coding sequence ATGGCTTTAGAAAAGAGAGGTGCCGAAGCGGTCGTTTTAATTGAGGACGACAAGGTTGTAAAGACGCGGGTTAAAAAAAGCTATAGAATAGATGAACTGGATGAGAGGCTGAGGCGGGAGCGCACGAGGGCCGAGGCTAAGATCATGTCAGAGGCCCGTAAGCTGGGCATACCGACTCCTATAATCTATGACGTGGGCAGGTTTGACCTTATTATGGAGACCATCACGGGCGTTCCCTTGAAGGACGTCATCGATGAGGATAGCGCTAGAAAGGCTGGCGTCCTGGTGGGCAAGCTACATGGCGGGGGCATCATCCACGGAGACCTGACGACGTCCAACATGCTGGTCAAGGGAGACATGATATACCTTATCGATTTTGGCCTGTCGTTCTGGGACGAGATGCTTGAGTCGAGGGGCGTGGACGTTCACGTCTTCTACCAGACGCTCATAAGCTCTCATAAGGATCACGAGAAGCTGATGGCGGCGTTTGCCGAGGGCTACAGGTCTTCCTTTAAGGGCGCCGACGAAGTGCTTGAAAGGGTAAAGGAGATAGAGTACAGGGGAAGGTATAAGACTGAGGCGTCGTGA
- a CDS encoding 3-isopropylmalate dehydratase large subunit yields the protein MGKTLAEKILSEKSGKDVAPGDLITVPVDFVFGQDGTMPLAIQQMEKELGTRKVFDPQKVGAVCDHASPSPSEQVSNVHIFMRRFARENGIYFFENGDGICHQVVAERFAAPGKIIIGADSHTCTHGALAAFATGMGSTDVGAIMAYGTTWLRVPEAFRFQIDGELPKHVTSKDVFLHIVKEITADGATYMSMEYQGSTVDKMSVESRLVLSNMAIEAGGKVGLCPADEKVRAYLKEHGREGEYRPLAADKDAVYADELFVDASRLEPMVAYPHRVDNVKPVSELAGVPLDQVCIGSCTNGRLEDLKMAAEILKGRKAHRDTRLVVYPASRKVLADAIRLGYIETLVQAGAAVCAPGCGFCIGRTVALGDGEKALSTQNRNFKGRMGNNKAEIYLSNVAVAAASAIYGKITDPREVL from the coding sequence ATGGGGAAGACGCTGGCAGAAAAGATACTATCGGAAAAAAGCGGAAAGGATGTGGCACCGGGGGACTTAATCACGGTGCCAGTAGATTTCGTATTCGGCCAGGACGGCACGATGCCCCTGGCGATACAGCAGATGGAGAAAGAGCTTGGCACAAGGAAGGTCTTCGATCCGCAAAAGGTCGGCGCGGTCTGCGACCACGCTTCGCCTTCGCCGAGCGAGCAGGTCTCAAACGTGCATATTTTCATGCGCAGGTTCGCCCGCGAGAATGGGATATACTTCTTCGAGAATGGGGATGGCATCTGCCACCAGGTAGTAGCCGAGCGGTTCGCCGCTCCCGGGAAGATAATCATAGGGGCGGACAGCCATACCTGCACCCATGGCGCGCTGGCCGCCTTCGCTACCGGCATGGGCTCGACAGACGTGGGCGCCATAATGGCGTATGGCACCACCTGGCTCCGGGTCCCGGAAGCGTTCCGGTTCCAGATAGATGGCGAGCTGCCGAAGCATGTGACCTCCAAGGACGTCTTCCTTCACATCGTCAAGGAAATCACCGCGGATGGCGCCACGTACATGTCCATGGAGTATCAGGGCTCCACGGTAGACAAAATGTCGGTGGAATCCCGCCTGGTATTATCAAATATGGCTATTGAGGCGGGGGGCAAGGTCGGACTGTGCCCCGCCGACGAAAAAGTTAGGGCTTATTTGAAGGAGCATGGCCGTGAAGGCGAGTATAGGCCTCTCGCCGCCGATAAGGATGCGGTATACGCCGATGAGCTGTTTGTTGATGCCTCCAGGCTGGAGCCGATGGTGGCGTACCCGCACAGGGTGGATAACGTGAAGCCCGTGTCTGAGCTTGCTGGCGTGCCCCTCGACCAGGTTTGTATCGGGTCTTGTACGAATGGCCGGCTTGAAGACCTTAAGATGGCCGCAGAGATCCTGAAGGGCAGAAAAGCCCACAGGGATACCCGGCTGGTGGTTTACCCGGCAAGCCGTAAGGTTTTGGCCGATGCCATAAGGCTCGGGTATATCGAGACGCTTGTACAGGCTGGCGCGGCGGTATGCGCCCCGGGCTGCGGGTTCTGCATAGGCAGGACCGTCGCCCTGGGGGACGGCGAGAAAGCCCTGTCTACCCAGAATAGGAACTTTAAGGGCAGAATGGGTAACAATAAGGCCGAGATATACCTTTCTAACGTGGCAGTCGCCGCCGCCAGCGCCATATACGGAAAAATAACAGACCCACGGGAGGTGCTCTAA